A stretch of DNA from Acipenser ruthenus unplaced genomic scaffold, fAciRut3.2 maternal haplotype, whole genome shotgun sequence:
gacagagagaaagagagagaggagagacagagagaaagagagagagaggagagacagagagagcgagacagagagagagcgagacagagagagagagagagacagagagagagagagacagagagagagagagagagagagagagaaagagagagaggagagagagaaagagagagagaggagagacagagagaaagagagagaggagagacagagagaaagagagagagaggagagacagagagagcgagacagagagagagcgagacagagagagagagagacagagagagagagagagagcgagagagagagagagcgagagagagagagagagagaggagagagagagagaaagagagaggagagacagagagaaagagagagagaggagagacagagagagcgagacagagagagagcgagacagagagagagagagacagagagagagagagacagagagagagagacagagagagagagagaaagagagagagaggagagacagagagaaagagagagaggagagacagagagaaagagagagagaggagagacagagagagcgagacagagagagagacagagagagagagagagcgagagagagagagagcgagagagagagagagagagagaggagagagagagagaaagagagagagaggaggagagacagagagaaagagagagaggagagacagagagaaagagagagagaggagagacagagagagcgagacagagagagagcgagacagagagagagcgagacagagagagagagagagagagcgagagagagagcaagagagagagcaagagagagagcgagagagagcgagagagagtgagagagagcagagagagcgagagagagcgagagatgaGACAGAGAGATGACagacagagaagagagagaggagaggcagagaagagacagagagaaagacagcaagagagagatgatacataaataaaaatatatataaaacagagagaaagaaagagcaagagatagagaggaggagagagagaagatatGATACATAAATAGAAGTATTTATATAACAGAACACATTCTTTCGCGTATGCATTTTGTTTCACACACTGCAGGTCCAATTTAACCTTCCTgtagcaccaaaaaaaaacacactggacTTTAACTGAACCCCTAAATGTAATATTGAGACCCTTACTCCTAACCTGTAAtattgagggcagcagtgtggagtagcggttagggctctggactcttgaccggagggtcgtgggttcaatcccaggtgggggggacactgctgctgtacccttgagcaaggtactttacctagattgctccagtaaaaacccaactgtataaatggggaattgtatgtaaaaaataatgcgatatcttgtaagaattgcaagtcgccctggataagggcgtctgctaagaaatacataataataatagtaataataataataataatactaatatcaTCATCACAGTGTAACAGCAGCGTGCGACGCGACTCACCTTCCCCAGGGAGTAGACTTTAAATCCGGACATCTTTTTGGAGAGGATGGATTTGGGGAGGTTGAGCAGGGCTGGGTTGTACACGGGAAGTCGCTGTAATACTGCTGCAGAATCCACACGGCCGCGCGCTGGATACTGagaaagcacaaaacaaaaccaggagGGGCGTCAGGGAGCCCAGAACAGAGCCCGCGTTTCCACGGGGTCAGGGCGCAGAGCCCGCGTTTCCACGGGGTCAGGGCGCACAGCCCGCGTTTCCACGGGGTCAGGGCGCACAGCCCGCGTTTCCACGGGGTCAGGGCGCACAGCCCGCGTTTCCACGGGGTCAGGGCGCAGAGCCCGCGTTTCCACGGGGTCAGAGGCCCTGCTGCCCCCAGGTACCGACAGCAACAGAGCGATCAGAACTCATACAAAAccattagtaaaaaaaataaaatattattattattattattattattattattattattattattaataataataataattagacacagagaaagagacacagagagagagagagagagagagagagagagagataataataatatctgctgctgtacccttgagcaaggtactttacctagattgctccagtaaaaacccaaccgtataaatggggaactgtatgtaaaaataatgtgatatcttgtaacaattgtaagtcgccctggataagggtgtctgctaagaaataaataataataataataataataataataataataataataatgcacatttttattgcctgcgtgcagtacttcacacttttctctattaaaatgtcatTCGCCACGCGTCTGCCTTCGTTGAAAAGCCTTGGTGCATCAGAAACACAGCCGCCGCACAGGAAGACTAAATTCTCTCCCAGTTTCGTTCTCACCTGAGGTGCCCGATGTTGTAAAACCTGCTGGCCCCATCTGTGCTCCGCACCACCTTGACGCTGAAGGCTGGCTGGATCTGCCGGATCTCCAGCAGCACGATCGCCAGGTACTGAATAAACAGCAAGGCATCGACGAGGGAGGCCGCGTACTCCACGATCCCGCGGAAATCCCGCTCTCGCGGCTCCAGAACCCGCACCCCGTAGAACAGCCAGTAGGACGCCACGAAGAGGAAGACCAGCGCCATGAGGAGGGAACGGAACACGAAAACCCGGGGCAGGGCGGACCGAGGGGGGCGCAGGAACAGGGCCCAGGAAGCGATGAGCAGGACCAGGAGTTTGAACGCCAGAGAGACGTACAGACCCTCGCAGGGAGTCCCGCAGGGGTCCAGGGAGTCCCTCCAGAGGagctgggggaggaggaggaaggcgACGGGCGTGAGGAAGGCGAACAGGCCCAGGGCCCCCGACAGAGCCGGTCCCAGATAGCGCTTGCAGTCTGGGGGGGGTCGATTCTTCCACGTCCTTGGCGATGCGGGTCAGGTCCTCGTTCGACACGCTGTGCTCGGATGTGCCGGTCACCACTGTGGTGGTCTCGCCCCAGTTGTCGTCCTGTtttgaaatgggggggggggggggggaacagatAGGTTTTTAGAAAAATGTCATGGTTTAATGACAGCTCTTTTAAAAAGCGCCGAGGGACAGAGGTGGGAATTGGaaattagttttttaaaaaaagaagctggaattgaaaaacagaaatctttacttaattttttttttttgttggtaatttagaaaaactacagaagcaatggggtgtcttctaattaaactcctagtaaaaccaggaacggatcacgCTGCTGAGCAGCGGGAGTCTCGAGTCTTAGTGAAGGAGGATGAACGGCACTGACTCGATCATCTCCTCGCGTCGACTCGTTGTCCAGCAGGGGTTCCCCCGGAGCCTGGATCGTCACGGACTTGTCACCCCGACTTCCATCCCGGCTCTTAGAGCGATGCCTCTCCCTGCGAtccctagagagagagagagagagagagagagagagagagagaggggagagagagagacacagagagagagagagagagagagagagagagagaggggagagagagagacacagagagagagagagagagagagagagagagagagaggggagagagagagagaaagaaagaaagagagagagagacagagagagagagagagaaagaaagagagagagagacagagagagagacagagagagagagagagagagagagagaaagaaagaaagaaagaaagaaagaaatagagagagagagagagacagacagagacacagagagacaggagggagaggagagagacagacagcgagagagagacagagacacagacagaaagagagagacacagacagacagagcgtCAGTAACCTGCCTCACTCAGCCGCGTCTGTAATAACCACAGCCAGCTTCCGATCAGGAAGACACCAAAAGCCTAAACACACCGCTGAGGCCCCCCTCCCAAAGGGGAACcaagtttgacacccctgaatTAGGGGCTGTGGATTCAGAGTcccgccaggactgaaagggttaaaggagaCACTCCTCCCCCCCCCAAACCCCTCATCCCTTACCTGTGCTTCCTCGAGCTGCGGGAATGACCGGACTTGTAGGAGTATCCTGAGTACTGCGACTCGTTGTCCATGTCTCTCCCTCTCGGTGCCTCCTCTCCTGTTCGCTGCCCGCCGCTCTGACGGGTGCGGCtgttcccccctcctcctcctccccctccccccccctcgaGACCCCGACACCCCCTCTTTGAGTTTGCGGGCAGCCACAGCCTTCGCAGACAGAGACAGGGGCAGCTTCAACAGGTCGACCCTGCTCCTGAGAGAATCTATTTTGAAGGACGGCCGAAAACCTTCCAGCGAGAATCACGCGGGCTCAGCGACCTGGaacagaggaaaaaataaataatgaagattaattaaaaagagagagcgaaaacacaaaatcattttattaagggagtcattcagcagacgcttttatccaaagcgacttccagagactaggggggtgaactctgcatcatcaacaactgctgctgctgctgctgcagagtcacttccaataggagctcgtttgtttgacgtctcatcctgaaggacggagcacaaggaggttcagtgacttgctcagggtcacacacacagggagtcagtggctgagctgggtgatttgaacctcctggtatcgagacccctttttctttaaccgctggaccagcCAGCTCTTTCATTACCCAGGAACTCCAGaatggatgtcagcgagctaccgccctctagcggacaaagaccagccctgcaggtgtctgctctgagctcactggacaatacacacacacacacacacacacacacacacacacaaaataaataaagtcgcGTGTGAAAATGTCACATCGCTTtgtgcttttataaaaaaaaaaaaaaaaaaaacacctaaaaaaTTCTCCTGCGTTTCAGCACGCGTGTGGCTCCGTGTTCCTTTTCTGCTACCGTTTAGAAATGAATTGCAACGGGTAGCCTATTATTAAAAACGACAGAAGCATCGCACGCAGACGTGGGGGTCTTCGTTCCTTCGctgaccccctccctccctcaccccccctccgGTCACTCTCGGTGGATACAGTCGACCCCCGTCACTCGCGATCAACGTCTTACCCACACACCCGGTCTCGCAGAGCCCTCAGCTGTTCCTCAGCCCGACCCGCACTGTTAcccacaaaaacacaagcaccTTAGAAAATGAGATTGGGGTCAACCGGACAGATCTCTCAGACAGTTGCGTCAATACTGTGACAAAGACACGGGTGACAAATCCACGCAGAAACGGTCACAGCTGGTAATACTGCGTTCACTTCACACTGGAACTCGAATGGAttcattagggcagcagtgtggcgtagtgtttagggctctggactcttgactggagggttgtgggttcaatcccaggtgggggggacactgctgctgtacccttgagcaaggtactttacctagattgctccagtaaaaacccaactgtataaattggtaattgtatgtaaaaataatgtgatatcttggaacaattgtaagtcgccctggataagggcgtctgctaagaaataaataaataaaagcccaaGTTTGAAGACGTTTTTTcttgggggggcaggggggggggggggagtgtattTTACAATGGAGCAAatttcctctccctccctccctccctctctcagacGAAACTCTTTCTTTTAACTTTTCAGAAATAAACCCAGATCGATCATTCCTGAAAAGACAGAAGGAAGAAAAggggtttgttttttatatatagaagGAGCCCCCCCATCGTTAAACAGAGAGGCACAATGCATGCTGGGGTGGCTGCAAGGTCACATCGGCACGGCAACCGCAGAACCCCCCATCGCCACTGCCAAAACAGGGCTTTCATTGTCATGGTAACGAGAAGGTCCGGTCGCCAGGGAGACCTGAACCGAAGGAGAAATAATGCTGGGGGGGATATTTTGCCTTCTTGGTAAAGCCTAGCCCTACTGTACTGTTAAAATCAGATACAAGGATAGTTTGAAATGAAATCGCCACACAGAAATGTAAAACAGGGTATGTTAatggaatttagaaaaaaaaaat
This window harbors:
- the LOC131728702 gene encoding LOW QUALITY PROTEIN: vang-like protein 2 (The sequence of the model RefSeq protein was modified relative to this genomic sequence to represent the inferred CDS: inserted 1 base in 1 codon; deleted 1 base in 1 codon) encodes the protein MDNESQYSGYSYKSGHSRSSRKHRDRRERHRSKSRDGSRGDKSVTIQAPGEPLLDNESTRGDDRDDNWGETTTVVTGTSEHSVSNEDLTRIAKDVEESTPPDCKRYLGPALSGALGLFAFLTPVAFLLLPQLLWRDSLDPCGTPCEGLYVSLAFKLLVLLIASWALFLRPPRSALPRVFVFRSLLMALVFLFVASYWLFYGVRVLEPRERDFRGIVEYAASLVDALLFIQYLAIVLLEIRQIQPAFSVKVVRSTDGASRFYNIGHLSIQRAAVWILQQYYSDFXVYNPALLNLPKSILSKKMSGFKVYSLGKNSTSNSTGQSRAMIAAAARRRDNTHNEYYYEEAEMDRRVRKRKARLVVAVEEAFTHIKRLQEEDQKNPREVMDPREAAQAIFASMARAMQKYLRTTRQQPYHSMEGILQHLQFCISHDMTPKAFLERYLTPGPTVQYHKDNTAGRQWTLVSEEPVTSALREGVVFALKRMDFSLVVTARRIPFLQVREEFVDPKSHKFVMRLQSETSV